A window of Eretmochelys imbricata isolate rEreImb1 chromosome 25, rEreImb1.hap1, whole genome shotgun sequence contains these coding sequences:
- the DDA1 gene encoding DET1- and DDB1-associated protein 1 isoform X1 gives MADFLKGLPVYNKSNFSRFHADSVCKASNRRPSVYLPTREYPSEQIIVTEKTNILLRYLHQQWDKKNAAKKRDQEQVEIEGENSAPPRKIARTDSQDMNEDT, from the exons ATG GCAGATTTTTTGAAAGGCTTACCAGTCTACAACAAAAGCAACTTCAGTAGATTTCATGCAGACTCCGTATGTAAAGCGTCG AACAGAAGACCGTCAGTATATCTTCCCACAAGGGAATATCCATCTGAACAAA TCATAGTAACAGAAAAGACTAACATACTTTTGCGTTATCTACATCAGCAATGGGACAAAAAg AATGCAGCAAAGAAGAGAGATCAAGAGCAAGTGGAAATAGAAGGTGAGAATTCGGCACCACCACGGAAAATTGCTCGGACAGACAGCCAGGACATGAATGAGGACACTTAA
- the DDA1 gene encoding DET1- and DDB1-associated protein 1 isoform X2 — protein sequence MADFLKGLPVYNKSNFSRFHADSVCKASNRRPSVYLPTREYPSEQIIVTEKTNILLRYLHQQWDKKNAAKKRDQEQVEIEVILKNRTLHDELSPGLLDAK from the exons ATG GCAGATTTTTTGAAAGGCTTACCAGTCTACAACAAAAGCAACTTCAGTAGATTTCATGCAGACTCCGTATGTAAAGCGTCG AACAGAAGACCGTCAGTATATCTTCCCACAAGGGAATATCCATCTGAACAAA TCATAGTAACAGAAAAGACTAACATACTTTTGCGTTATCTACATCAGCAATGGGACAAAAAg AATGCAGCAAAGAAGAGAGATCAAGAGCAAGTGGAAATAGAAG tgattctgaaaaatcGTACACTGCATGACGAGCTGAGTCCAGGACTTCTGGATGCAAAGTAG